From the genome of Gemmatimonadaceae bacterium, one region includes:
- a CDS encoding P-II family nitrogen regulator gives MKLIVAVIRPEKLADVKRALFQVGVTGMTLSRVSGHGGERDVVQQYRGEQVVLEFHEKVRIEMACSEEFVERTIQAICEGARTGEVGDGKIFVMPLDHTVRIRTGERDNDALTAVNADEVMRKTQLEFPVPTQR, from the coding sequence ATGAAGCTCATCGTTGCAGTCATCCGGCCGGAGAAGCTGGCTGACGTGAAGCGCGCCCTCTTTCAGGTCGGCGTGACCGGCATGACGCTCTCCCGCGTCAGCGGCCACGGCGGGGAGCGCGACGTCGTGCAGCAGTATCGCGGCGAGCAGGTGGTGCTCGAGTTCCACGAAAAGGTCCGCATCGAGATGGCCTGCTCCGAGGAGTTCGTGGAGCGCACCATCCAGGCGATCTGCGAGGGCGCCCGCACCGGCGAGGTCGGCGACGGCAAGATCTTCGTGATGCCGCTCGATCACACGGTCCGCATCCGCACCGGCGAGCGCGACAACGACGCGCTGACCGCCGTCAACGCCGACGAAGTCATGCGCAAGACGCAGCTCGAATTCCCCGTTCCCACCCAGCGCTGA
- a CDS encoding Rrf2 family transcriptional regulator encodes MRLTRFSDNALRCLIVLGLEPERCITVHVIAERMNMSYEHLVKIVQRLAELGYVETVRGRHGGVRLAKPAVDIRIGQLIRETEENLTLVECFEPDHNTCPISSGCRLAGYLDEALGAFLSVLDARTLADVIEPRASLVPLLRGMERTPTSVN; translated from the coding sequence ATGCGTCTCACCCGCTTCTCCGACAACGCGCTCCGCTGCCTCATCGTCCTCGGGTTGGAACCCGAGCGGTGCATCACGGTGCATGTCATCGCCGAGCGCATGAACATGTCGTACGAGCATCTGGTGAAGATCGTCCAGCGGCTCGCCGAGCTCGGCTACGTGGAGACCGTGCGCGGACGTCATGGCGGCGTGCGCCTCGCGAAGCCGGCCGTGGACATCCGCATCGGGCAGCTCATCCGGGAGACGGAAGAGAATCTCACGCTCGTCGAGTGTTTCGAGCCCGATCACAACACCTGCCCCATCTCCTCCGGGTGCCGGCTCGCGGGCTATCTGGATGAAGCCCTGGGTGCGTTTCTGTCCGTGCTGGATGCACGCACGCTGGCGGATGTGATCGAACCGCGGGCGAGTCTCGTGCCGCTGCTACGTGGAATGGAGCGAACCCCGACGTCGGTCAACTGA